The Armatimonadota bacterium region TGCGCTCGTGCCCGATGTCGTCACCGCCGGAGCGGATACCGTGGGAGTGCGGATACCCAATCATCCTGTCGCGCTTGCTCTACTGCGGGCGTTTGGCAGACCGATTGTGGCTCCCAGCGCGAACTTGTCGGGCGAAGAGCCGCCTTCTCGGGTAGAGGATATATCGCCTCGGCTACTGGAAAAGGTCGACCTGGTGATGGACGCAGGAAGCACCGGGGGCGGAGTGCCTTCTACCGTGCTGGATGTGACGACACTTCCGGCGCGAATCCTGCGTGCTGGCGCGCTTTCCGCGCACGAACTGCGAAAGTATCTGGATGTCAGCGGCTAAACACAGCTTCCTCTCTCCGCCCTCACGCGGTATAATCAGGGCAGAGGTAGATAAAGGATGCCAACGCTGATAGACCTGATAGTGTTCCTGCTGCTGATGGCTTACGCGGCGACCCAGCTGGGCGTACTCGTCGTGTGGGGGGTACACACCTACTACGTGCGTCGGGGGATGCCCGGGCTCCTCGCCGAACGGTGGAGCTTTTTGGACCTCTGGGTTGGCTTTCATCTCGCCCTGTTTTTGACCTTTGCCTCGCTCGTATCGATGGCAGCCTGGATGGGCTTTTTGCTGGTGCTTTTCTCACCCCAGAGTATCTCCATGCTCCAGCGTGCACTCTACACTGTAGACCGGAACACTCCGCTGTTCTGGACGGGATTACTGTTTCTTCTGCTGGTGCAGAACGCTGCTCTGGTGTCGGTAGCGATAGGGTACACGCTGGGCAAATATGGGATAGATACAGGCAAGCTGGGTCTGGTATGGGACCGGCAGGCGGCGCGTAAGGGGGTGTTGTGGGGCGGTCTGGCGTTTCTGATTACCCCGCTGGTGGAGCTGCTCAGCATGGGGGTGCTGCGACTGGTTCTGGGAGCTTCCGCGTTCGAGCGTTTGATGGACTGGGAAAAGCAGACGGTGGCTCTTGATTCCCTGCTGGAATCGCTTCAACCCGGAGTGATCGCATTGGGGTTTGTGCTGGTGGTTGCAGTGGCTGCGCCTGTTGGAGAGGAGCTGTTCTTCCGCGGCTTCGTGTTTAATGTGCTGCGCCATCGGCTCCCTTTCACGTCGGCGGTATGGCTGTCTGCCGCGCTGTTTGCGTTGCTTCACGTTTCCGTCAAGAACTTTCTGCCCATTCTGGTGATCGGTGTATTGCTGGCGTGGCTCTATGCGCGGACAGGTTCCCTGTGGAGCAGCGTGATGATGCACGGCACCTTCAACTTTCTCTCGGCGATGGCAGCAATCTTGCTGGGAGGTCGGTAAATGCGCTGGATACGACATGCAGGCGTGGTGGGCATCGTACTGCTGCTGTTGACAGGCTGTCAAAGAGCAGGCATGGTGCCGGGCTCTCTCCCCGCCCCGTTGCAACAGGCAGAGCGTCACTTACGCAACGGGGATATTGACGCTGCGAGGCAGGAGGTGGATTCCTACCTGCAGAAATCGCCTGCCTTTTCGTCCTATCTGCAGGTGCTGGCGCTGTGGAGCAATCACGAGCAGTATGAGCTGAGCGCGGAGTATGCCCAGCGCGCGCTGAAGGACACGCGACTCCGGCTGAACTCGCTGGAAGAGGCGCAGCTGTGGCAGATACGAGCGGACTCGCTGGGATACCTCAAACGCTACGAAGAAGCCATGCAGTGTTACGAAGAGGTGCTGAAACGTACCCCCAGTAACCCGGTCACCCTGAACAACTACGCCTATCTGCTGGCGGAGGCAAACACCCGTCTGGACGAAGCGGAAGGGATGGCAAAACGCGCCCTCGCCTCCGAACCGAACAACCCCGTGTATCTGGATACGCTGGGCTGGATATACTACCGACAGGGACGCTACCCGCAGGCGGTGCAGCTGCTGGAACGGGCGGTACAGGACGCTCCTCAGGAGCCTGAACTGCGTTACCATCTGGGCATGGCGTACTGGAGGCGAGGGCGACTGCCAGAGGCGCGCGTGGAACTGCGCAAGGCAGCCAACCTGTGGCGCATCCAGAAAGGCAAGCCATACGAAGAGGCTCTGAAGGCGCTGGAGCAGGTGGAGAAAGGTGTCAAGGCGCAACCTGAGCGGGAGCGCATCGATTTATAAGGTCGGAGGATGCCAGGGTGGCGCCATGCCGCGAGAACAGGATTGCTCTGATGAGAACACTCCCTCAAGGAAGGCTGGAGTGAGAGCGAACACGCTGCTCGGACCCTCTCCCAAAGGAATACCTCTCTCCTCTCGCGAAAGCAGAAGTACATCCCGTGAAAAAGGAGGTTTCCCTGATGGATGCCTATACCCCTCGCAAAGAGCATAAGTTCACCTTCGGACTGTGGACGGTAGGCAATCGCGGGCGCGACCCGTTCGGCGATGTGGTGCGCGATGTGGTCACCCCCATCCGCGCGGTGCAGAAGCTGTCCGAACTGGGCGCATACGGTGTGAACCTGCATGATAACGACCTGGTGCCCATCGATGCTACCCCTGCCGAGCGTGACCGTATCGTGAAGGAGTTCAAGAAAGCACTGGACGACTACGGCATGAAACTGGTGATGGGCACCACCAACCTGTTCTACCATCCCGTTTTCAAGGACGGCGCGTTTACATCCAACGACCCGAAAGTGCGCGCCTACGCCCTGCAGAAATCCATGCAGGCGATAGACCTGGCGGTGGAGCTGGGAGCGGAGATTTACGTCTTCTGGGGCGGGCGCGAAGGCACCGAGTGCGACGTCGCCAAAGACCCCACCGACGCCATCAAACGCTATCGCGAGTGTATCAACTTCCTCATCCACTACGTGAAGGACCAGAAGTACCGCCTGCGTTTCGCGATGGAACCCAAGCCCAACGAGCCGCGCGGCGACATCTTTCTGCCCAACGTGGGGGCGATGCTGGCGTTTATCCAGACGCTGGATGACCCCGACATGGTGGGCGTGAACCCCGAGGTGGCACATGAGCACATGGCGGGGCTGAACTTCACGCACGCGGTGGGACAGGCACTGGAAGCGGGCAAACTGTTCCATATTGACCTCAACGCGCAGAAGCTGAACCGCTACGACCAGGATTTGCGCTTCGGCTCGGAGGACATCAAGGGCGCGTTCTTCCTGGTAAAGCTACTGGAGGACCATGGCTACGACGGTCCCCGACACTTTGATGCCCACGCCTACCGCACCGAAGACGAGGATGGCGTGTGGGAGTTCGCCAGAGGCTGTATGCGCACCTACCTTATCCTGAAGGAGAAGGCGAAGCAGTTCAACGAGCATCCCGCCATTCAGGAGCTGCTGGCGCAGATACAGCCTCGCGATGCCGAGCTGGAGAGCCTGATGCGCAGCTACTCCCCGCAGAATGCGCAGGCTCTGCGCCAGAAGCAGTTCGACATCGAGGCGCTGGGCAAGAAGGGACTGGGCTACGAGAAACTGGACCAGCTGGTCATCGACCTGTTACTCGGGGTCGCATAGACAAAGAAAATGGCTGCGGGGGATGGATTCGAACCACCGTTACCTGGTCCAGAGCCAGGCGTCCTGCCGCTGAACGACCCCGCAGCATCCGCTATATATTATGCCCAAGAACCTGCGGTTTGTCAAGGGGTGTCGGAGGGTTCTTCCGCCTCCTGTTGGGGCACAGAGTAACCCATCCGCTGGCGCAGCAGATTCAATCGCTCCTTGATTTTGCGCTCCACGCCGTTATCGGAAGGCTCGTAGTAGGGCAGGTTCCAGTTGCCTTCGGGCAGGTAGCGTTGGGGAACCCAATGCCCCGGATAGTTGTGGGGATAGATGTACTCCTTGCCATGCCCCAGTTTCTGTGCGCCCGGGTAGCTGGCATCGCGCAGGTGCAACGGTACGGGAGCCAGAGGCTGCGTTTCGAGATCGTGCATGGCTTTATTCAGTGCCATGTAGCTGGCGTTGCTCTTGGGTGCACAGGCGAGGTAGGTGGTGGCTTGCGCCAGCGTGATTTGCGCTTCGGGCAACCCGATAAACTGCACCGCCTCCATCGCCGCCACTGCGACTAGCAGCGCATGGGGGTCGGCATTGCCGATGTCCTCGCTGGCGAGGATAACCAGCCGGCGGGCGATGAAGCGGGGGTCTTCGCCAGCACGAATCATACGGGCGAGATAGTGCAGCGCCGCGTCGGGGTCGGAACCGCGCACCGATTTGATGAACGCGGAGATGGTATCGTAGTGCTCGTCGCCCTCGCGGTCGTAGCGGGCAGCGCGCTGCTGCACCACCTGTTCCAGCATCTCTATCGTGATGGTGCGCTCGCCCTGCGAGTCAGGCTCGGCGAGGGCAGTGGCAGCTTCCAGCACATTCAACGCGACTCGTGCATCCCCGTTGGCGATGCGCAATAGATAGTCCATACACTCTGGGGGAAGATGCACCCGCAGTTTGCCCAATCCGCGCTCCTCGTCCGCAAGGGCGCGTTGCACGATGATGCGCAGGTGCTCTTCGCTCAACGGTTCCAATCGCAGCACCCGTGAGCGACTGAGCAGCGGCGCGTTGATGGCGAAGTAGGGGTTCTCGGTGGTCGCGCCCATCAGGATGATCGTGCCGTCTTCCACGTGGGGCAGAAAAGCATCTTGCTGGGCGCGGTTGAAGCGGTGTATCTCGTCTACGAACAAGATGGTGCGTTGACCGTGCAGCTGGCGACGGCTGCGTGCCTCTTCGATGGCTCTGCGCACCTCCGCCACGCCGCTGGTCACCGCGCTGTACTCCACGAAATGGCACTTCGTGTGAGAGGCGATGATTCGCGCCAGCGTGGACTTGCCACAGCCGGGCGGTCCCCAGAAGATGACCGAACCCAGCTGGTCGTTCTCAATGGCTTTGCGGATGGCGGTTCCCTCACCGACCAGATGCTCTTGCCCGACGAACTCCTCCAGTGTGCGCGGGCGCATCCGAGCCGCCAGCGGCGCCTCCGATTCTGCCTCGTACAGGTTTTTCTGCTCAAACAGGCTCATGGCTGCTCCTGTACTGATTGTAGCAGATGGTGAGGGCGATTGCAAAGCGTCGTCGGCTGCTTGCGTGTCGCTTGTCCGTTGTGGTATGCTGAATACATCCCTGTGGCTGGGAGCGTGGTGAGTATGTCAACGGCTGTGCAGACAAAACAACAGGTGTTTTACCCCGATTCGGATGGGAAGCCGATGGCAGATAATACGACGCAGTTCGAGTGCATTGTCACCATCAAAGGGAACCTGGAGCTCTTGTTCGCGAACGACCCGAATGTGTTTGTGGCGGGTGAACTGCTGTGGTATCCCGAGGAAGGACATCCTGAAATCCGCCAGGCGCCCGACGTGATGGTGGTGTTCGGTCGCCCCAGGGGGCACAGGGGTTCCTATAAGCAGTGGGAAGAGGGCAATATCCCCCCGCAGGTGGTTTTTGAGGTGTGGTCACCGGGCAATCGGGTGTCGCAGATGCTGGAAAAGATAGACTTCTACCGCCGATACGGTGTGGAGGAGTACTACATCTACTATCCCGACAACGGCGAGTGGGATGGCTGGTTGCGCGAGGGCGAGCAGCTGGTGCCCGTCAAGGGAATGGACGGCTGGCAGAGTCCGCGTTTGGGCATCCGCTTCGAGAAAGGCAACGGCGCGGATGTGCAGCTTTTCACCCCCGATGGGCGCAAGTTCCTGAGCTTTGTGGAGCTGGGTCAACGGGCAGACCGCCTCGCCGCAAAGCTGCGCGAGCTGGGCATTGACCCCGACCAGATATAGTGTCTACAGCCAGATACGTCTATCCAGACTGCGGTACTGGATGGCTTCCGCTACGTGCGCCAGACCGATATGTTCCTCACCGGCGAGGTCAGCGATGGTTCGTGCCAGCTTCACGATGCGGTCAAAGGCTCGCGCGCTGATGCCCATTTGCTGGCTCACCTGCCTTAGCATTGCTTTCACGTCTTCCGAGAGCGGGCAGAACTGGCGCAACAGGCGCGTAGTCATCTGCGCGTTGCATCGAACGTTGGTGCCCTCAAAGCGCTTCTGTTGAATCTGGCGGGCGCGCACCACCCGCTCACGAATGGCTTCCGACGGCTCGCCCGGCTGCGTGCGCAGCAGGTCGTCGGGAGTAAGGCGCGGCACCTCGATGTGGATGTCGATGCGGTCCAGCAGTGGTCCCGACACCCTCTGCTGGTATTTGCGGATTTGCGTGGGCGAGCAGGTGCATCCATGCTGCGGGTCGCCGAAGTAGCCGCACGGGCAGGGGTTCATGGCGGCAATCAGCATGAACCGGGCAGGGTAGGCGATGCTGGCTTGCACCCGTGCGATGGTGACAATACCATCCTCCAGTGGCTGACGCAGTACCTCCAGCACCTCGCGACGAAACTCCGGCAGCTCGTCGAGGAAAAGCACTCCGTTGTGCGCCAGGCTGACCTCACCCGGGCGAGGCACGCTACCACCTCCCACCAGTGCGGCATTACTGCTGGTATGGTGAGGCGAGCGGAAAGGACGGGTGGTCAACAACCCGGTGTTCGGAGGCAACAGCCCGGCGACGCTGTACAGTTTTGTCATCTCGATGGCTTCATCCACCGTCATCGGTGGCAGGATGGTGGGCACGCGGCGCGCCAGCATCGTTTTGCCGGAACCGGGCGGACCAATCATCACCACGTTATGCCCTCCCGCCGCAGCAACTTCCAACGCTCTTTTGACATGATGTTGTCCCTTCACATCGGCGAAGTCCACATCGTATCGGGGCGGTTGCTGGAGCAGCTGTTCGGGGTCATTGCTGAGGGGGGTAATGCCATCGCGGGTGTTCAGCAAATCCACTGCCTCCGCGAGGCTGGCGACCGGATACACCTGAATGTTGCCTACTATTGCCGCTTCGGGTGCGTTGGGCGCAGGCACGATCATGCGCTGGATGCCCTGCTGACGAGCGTGGATGGCGGTGGGCAAGACGCCGGTGACCGGGCGTACCGTGCCGTCCAGCGATAACTCGCCCAGCACGAAAGTTTCGTCCAGCCATTCGCCGTCCACCTGTCCCGCTGCCGCCAAAATGCCGATAGCGATAGGCAGGTCCAGAGCGGGGCCCTCTTTGCGCAGGTCGGCAGGAGCCAGGTTGACGGTGATACGGCGCATGGGCCAGTGAAGTCCTGAGTTGCGGATTGCCAGACGCACGCGGTCAACCGCTTCCTGCACGGCACGGTCGGGTAAACCGACGAGGGTAAACCCGGGCACTCCGCCCGGCTGCATGTCTACTTCCACTTCGATAGTATGTGGTTCCATCCCGTGTACAGTGCCGGAGAGTACACGAACCAGCAATGCGTGCCTCCTTGTAATGAGCAGATTCACACTCGCTTCAGAGTTCTTTCCAGCCACTCCTCCAGCGCGCGGCGCATGGCAGGGGCAATCTGGGTGAACTGGAGCCCCACTCGATAGACGGCAGGAATCCGGTCTGCCACCATTCCTCCTACCCGCACCACCCGTGCCTGCCCGATGATGGTCAGGTTCGCCTCGGAGAGCGTTATCTGGAAGGAGGCTTCCTCTCCAACCGGAGGAGCCTGTGACAGCAACACCGAGAAACCTCCGCTACTCAGGTCATACAGGTCGCCGCTAAGCGTTTGCGGAGTAACTTCACGCTCACGCCAGAACGGAAACGCCAGGCTCACCTGTCCCTGCTCGACGACGCGCTGGTATTTACGGCGCTGCAGGCGACGGATGGATACCGGCTTGCGCAGATACAGGGATTGCCTGGGCGTCGGCGCTTTTTGAATGCGTGAACGAAACTGGTAGACGCCATCACCGCGCGTAAACTGAACGATAGCCACACCCTGTGACAATACCTCCTGGTCTATCAGGATAGGTGATTCGATCTCCAGGGTGCGATCATCCTGCGAGAGCACCCTCGGGGTATAAGTGTAGGATACGTCGCCTCCATAGATGTCCACCAGTACCTTCTCGCCGTTCTGTAAGAGCATTTGTGCTCCTGACACGGGGCTGCTGATCTCCCGCCAGACGAGATCAGTGAAAGCATCCAGGTCAAAGGGCTTTTGCAGCACGGCATTCGCTCCCAATCGCACCGCTTCTTCGTGCAGAGTGGGGTCGTCGAAGGCGGTAATGAGAATGCACGGTAGGCGTGGATAGTCCCGACGCATCTCCCTCAGCACCTCTACGCCTGTTTTGCGCGGGAGGCGGACGTCCAGAACCGCTACATCGATGGGTTGCGAGCGGATAATCTCCAGCGCCTGCACGCCATCCGAGGCGA contains the following coding sequences:
- the xylA gene encoding xylose isomerase, which encodes MDAYTPRKEHKFTFGLWTVGNRGRDPFGDVVRDVVTPIRAVQKLSELGAYGVNLHDNDLVPIDATPAERDRIVKEFKKALDDYGMKLVMGTTNLFYHPVFKDGAFTSNDPKVRAYALQKSMQAIDLAVELGAEIYVFWGGREGTECDVAKDPTDAIKRYRECINFLIHYVKDQKYRLRFAMEPKPNEPRGDIFLPNVGAMLAFIQTLDDPDMVGVNPEVAHEHMAGLNFTHAVGQALEAGKLFHIDLNAQKLNRYDQDLRFGSEDIKGAFFLVKLLEDHGYDGPRHFDAHAYRTEDEDGVWEFARGCMRTYLILKEKAKQFNEHPAIQELLAQIQPRDAELESLMRSYSPQNAQALRQKQFDIEALGKKGLGYEKLDQLVIDLLLGVA
- a CDS encoding ATPase AAA, whose translation is MSLFEQKNLYEAESEAPLAARMRPRTLEEFVGQEHLVGEGTAIRKAIENDQLGSVIFWGPPGCGKSTLARIIASHTKCHFVEYSAVTSGVAEVRRAIEEARSRRQLHGQRTILFVDEIHRFNRAQQDAFLPHVEDGTIILMGATTENPYFAINAPLLSRSRVLRLEPLSEEHLRIIVQRALADEERGLGKLRVHLPPECMDYLLRIANGDARVALNVLEAATALAEPDSQGERTITIEMLEQVVQQRAARYDREGDEHYDTISAFIKSVRGSDPDAALHYLARMIRAGEDPRFIARRLVILASEDIGNADPHALLVAVAAMEAVQFIGLPEAQITLAQATTYLACAPKSNASYMALNKAMHDLETQPLAPVPLHLRDASYPGAQKLGHGKEYIYPHNYPGHWVPQRYLPEGNWNLPYYEPSDNGVERKIKERLNLLRQRMGYSVPQQEAEEPSDTP
- a CDS encoding magnesium chelatase, producing MLVRVLSGTVHGMEPHTIEVEVDMQPGGVPGFTLVGLPDRAVQEAVDRVRLAIRNSGLHWPMRRITVNLAPADLRKEGPALDLPIAIGILAAAGQVDGEWLDETFVLGELSLDGTVRPVTGVLPTAIHARQQGIQRMIVPAPNAPEAAIVGNIQVYPVASLAEAVDLLNTRDGITPLSNDPEQLLQQPPRYDVDFADVKGQHHVKRALEVAAAGGHNVVMIGPPGSGKTMLARRVPTILPPMTVDEAIEMTKLYSVAGLLPPNTGLLTTRPFRSPHHTSSNAALVGGGSVPRPGEVSLAHNGVLFLDELPEFRREVLEVLRQPLEDGIVTIARVQASIAYPARFMLIAAMNPCPCGYFGDPQHGCTCSPTQIRKYQQRVSGPLLDRIDIHIEVPRLTPDDLLRTQPGEPSEAIRERVVRARQIQQKRFEGTNVRCNAQMTTRLLRQFCPLSEDVKAMLRQVSQQMGISARAFDRIVKLARTIADLAGEEHIGLAHVAEAIQYRSLDRRIWL